From a single Paenibacillus sp. FSL W8-0426 genomic region:
- a CDS encoding leucine-rich repeat domain-containing protein: protein MIPFHTDPRNEAYEQLIDELIKRTDRFMLVDRGYYDEMPLRVSEVLSKLEPYLIEKCSMEELMLRSGAMYTEGTYYIFRCTPESGQILKQEARRFKDWFYPDLPDDLCFLQKDGSDYFFSVAHEDMFGMRISEEEAIQLMERIPGLFFRLKRHEELDRLLDDAIRNQTDRLEISSMGIQAIPDRIRELKALKSLEIVERDLFTLPKALFELASLEELSIMTGDLESLPANIRRLKKLKHLTIYCGTSFIQDSDWKPKPKQDIALDRIPPEIGELSQLESLHIAYTAIKELPPELEKLAKLKYLNISNSLIESVPDVIERMPWLKSIHLSSAEWSWKNVLDTYF, encoded by the coding sequence ATGATACCGTTTCATACAGACCCGAGGAATGAAGCCTATGAACAGCTCATTGATGAGCTGATTAAGCGCACGGATCGCTTTATGCTGGTGGATCGGGGGTACTATGATGAAATGCCTTTACGAGTAAGCGAGGTATTGAGCAAACTGGAACCGTATCTGATCGAAAAATGTTCGATGGAAGAATTGATGCTCCGCAGCGGGGCCATGTATACCGAGGGAACGTACTACATTTTTCGCTGCACTCCGGAATCCGGACAGATTCTGAAACAGGAGGCCAGACGTTTCAAAGACTGGTTCTATCCCGATTTGCCGGATGATCTCTGTTTTTTGCAAAAAGACGGGAGTGATTATTTCTTCAGCGTCGCACATGAAGACATGTTCGGCATGCGCATCTCCGAAGAAGAAGCGATTCAGCTCATGGAGCGAATTCCCGGGCTCTTCTTTAGGCTCAAACGGCATGAGGAGCTGGACCGTCTACTTGATGACGCCATTCGAAATCAGACGGATCGTCTGGAGATCAGTTCTATGGGGATCCAAGCTATACCTGACCGTATCAGGGAATTGAAAGCGTTAAAAAGCCTGGAGATTGTCGAGCGGGATCTGTTCACGCTCCCGAAAGCATTGTTTGAACTTGCGTCATTGGAGGAATTAAGCATCATGACCGGAGATCTGGAAAGCCTTCCGGCAAACATTCGCAGACTAAAGAAACTGAAGCATCTGACCATATATTGCGGAACTTCATTCATTCAAGATTCGGATTGGAAGCCCAAACCGAAGCAGGACATCGCATTGGATCGCATTCCTCCGGAAATTGGCGAGCTCAGCCAGTTGGAAAGCCTTCATATTGCGTACACTGCCATTAAGGAACTTCCTCCCGAACTGGAAAAGTTGGCCAAGCTGAAATATTTGAACATCTCCAACAGCCTAATTGAGAGTGTACCTGATGTAATCGAACGCATGCCTTGGCTGAAGAGCATCCATTTGTCATCTGCCGAATGGAGCTGGAAGAACGTATTGGATACATATTTCTGA